From the Flavobacterium gyeonganense genome, the window AAAAGAGCAAGAAGAAAAAAATAATGAAGCAAGCCAAAGGTTTCTTTGGCAGACGTAAAAACGTTTGGACGGTTGCTAAGAATGCAGTAGAGAAAGCAATGTGCTACGCTTACCGCGATAGAAAACAAAACAAAAGAAATTTCCGTGCTTTATGGATTCAACGTATTAACGCTGGAGCTAGATTAGAAGGAATGTCTTATTCTCAATTCATGGGGAAAGTTAAAGCTAACGGAATCGAATTGAACCGTAAAGTTCTTGCAGATTTAGCTATGAACCACCCAGAAGCTTTCAAAGCTATTCTTAATAAAGTAAAATAAACGTTTATCAACTCAATTTAAGATTACTTACTTATCATAAAAAACCCAATCAAATGATTGGGTTTTTGCTTTTATAATAAATCTGATTTATCTTTAAACCAACTACTCAGAAGCAACAAATATGTTTACAGCTCTTTTAAACCACATACAGAAATTCATAATATTAAATTCTGAGGAAATTGATATTCTGGAATCGAGCCTCATCCTTTCAAAAGTAAAAAAGAAAGAACACTTATTACAAGAAGGCCAAATCTGTAGTACTATGTATTTCGTCACAAAAGGCTGTGCCAGACAATATATAATTAATACGAAAGGAACTGAACAAACCCTGCAATTTGCAATTGAAAACTGGTGGATAACTGATTATTTAAGTTATCATAATAATAGTCCTTCACATTTTTATATACAAACTGTTGAGAACTGCGAAATTATAGCATTAGAAAAAAATATATTAGAATCCCTTATAATTCAAATTCCCAAACTTGAAAGATACTTTAGAATCGTTTCACAAAAATCTTTTGGAGCTGCTCAAATGCGCATTAAATTTTTATTTACGATGTCGGCAGAAGAAAGATATAACCATTTCAAAAACCAGCAACCAGATTTTGTACAGCGGGTTCCCCAATATATGCTTGCCTCCTATTTAGATTTTTCTGCAGAATTCATGAGTAAAATAAGATCCGGCAAAATCTGACCTGAATTTCTTGAAGCAGTTCAAGTTTTTTAAAGTATACATCACTGACCTTTGTAATGAACTTTAAAACATATAAAAATGAATTCAAGAATAGTTATTCCACAAGTTGCTCCAGAAGCCTACCAAGCCTTAATGAATTTAGAAAAATACATTTCTACAACTTCACTAACTTCAACTCATAAAG encodes:
- a CDS encoding Crp/Fnr family transcriptional regulator, which produces MFTALLNHIQKFIILNSEEIDILESSLILSKVKKKEHLLQEGQICSTMYFVTKGCARQYIINTKGTEQTLQFAIENWWITDYLSYHNNSPSHFYIQTVENCEIIALEKNILESLIIQIPKLERYFRIVSQKSFGAAQMRIKFLFTMSAEERYNHFKNQQPDFVQRVPQYMLASYLDFSAEFMSKIRSGKI